CCATATGTTTATGAATATGATGATTGTTATGAACTGTATTCATTTTCCGGTGAGGCATTAGGAATAAAAAGCAATCGGATGGGATCGAATAAAGTCCCTGAAATTTATATGGTCAAATGTAAATGCACTTCCACCGGAAGGACATATTACCAATATGTGCCGCATTATATCGGCGAAGAGAAGGATGCTATAAAAGCTATCGCATGGACTTTCAGTATTGGGTATTCCCATTTGACAAAGGAACAATATCTTCATTTTATGTACAGTGAAACCTAATTATTATGATAGACTTCGAACGCATATATCGTCATGGTGACGTAATACTTTTCAAGCTAAAAGAGGATGACAAACGGGCAAGTCAGAATGCCATAAAAAAGATGGATAACCTTGTGCTCGAAGAGGGTGAAGTGACGGGTCATGCACATAGATTAAGTGGTTCTATAGAAGTGCTTGAAGAAAATTTATCTGAAAGGCAAATTCTTTTCAGGATAGAAAAGAATGCTTTGCTAACTCATGAAGAACACGATCGTATGGTCCTTGATAGAGGAGTTTATCTTAAAGTCTCTCAGGTAGAATATGACCCTTTTTCTAATATGATACATTGGATAAGAGATTAAACGAAAAAAGGACTGTCTAATCGGATAGTCCTTTTTTATAATAAATGGAATGGACTTGCGTCTAATTTGGTGTTGTAAAAAAAGAAGTTAGCAAAGTGTCTTCATTCAAGGAAGTTCCTTCGTTTTTTTCATCTTTCAGCGTGTATATAGCAATGGTAGAAGCTGAAGGTAAAGATGGGACTGCTTGAAGTATTTTTTCTTCATGAACTATATTTTGTTCTTGTTTTAAAGTTTTTGTTAATTCTCTACCAATGGAAGTGTTTAGAATAGTGTCTTTAATATCGTCAAGAATCTCAGTTTGCTTGGCTTCTTGATTCATCTCTTTAGGCAGTGGTGCTGGTGATTGTGCAATTTGTTTTTTCTGGCCATTCTGATTATTAATGAAGAAATAAGCCAGCAGCATCAGTACAAAGGCCAAAGCAGGCTGATATGCAGGAATACGGTAATTCAGAATAGAAGCAAGAGAAAATGTAAAGCTTGGTCTCTGGTTTTTCTCTCTGAATTTTTCAATTAGAAATCCTTTTATTTCTTTATCCGGATTTATGTTTTGTCTATCCTGATCAAACTTTCTAGTCAAATTTAATGAGCTTTTACGAAGAGCATTAAATTCCTCCTCTGTAATGTATTGAAGTACTAATGACTTTTCTTCCAGGTTAAGTTCTTTGAAGTCTTTTTGGATTAATTGTTCCAATAGATCAGACTCTTTTTCTTTATGATTCATATTACTGAATTTTTATGGCTTGAATACTTTTAGTCTTTCTGATAATTTTTTTAACGTATAGAAAATCCTTGATTTTATTGTTCCCTCAGGACATCCAATTATCTGACTTATTTCTTTTACGGATAAATTTTCCTGAAATCGGAGAATGATAATTTCGCGCAGCTCATCATCAAGCAAGGATAGAGCCTCATTCAGATTGCTCTCTAACAGATCTTTGTCAATTTGAAAAGAAAAGGTTTCATCTTCTTTATAAAGCTCTGTAATATAGTCACCAGTTTTAACTTCCTTTCGGGTAGCAGATCTCCGATATTGATTCTTGCACATGTTAGATCCTATGCTGTAAATCCAGGTAGAGAACTTTCTTCCTTCTTCAAATGAGTGAGGTTTTTCTATAACTTTCAAAAACAAATCTTGCAGAAAGTCATCTGCAAGATCCGAATCATAGTTAAGCATTCTAAAGAAGTAGAAATGCATTTTCTTTTTATATCTTTCGAAGAGTTCCTCAAAGGCTTTCTCCTTGCCTTTTTTTATGAGTTGCATAAGCTCCTCGTCCGAATGATTTTTATATGTGCTTCTGAAAAAATGCATTGAAAGCTATTTTAACATTTCCGACACTTCTTTTTCTCTGTTGCCGTCAGCGGCTAATTTTAGAATAAGTTGTTTAAGCTCTTCAGCTTTTTCAGCTTCTTCAGTTGTCCGATAATGTTTATATAAAAGGGTAAATGGAGCAATATAATTCTGATTACATAAAGTTACGATGTTCTGTGATTTATCTGTTTCAAAGGATGCTTTTATGTAATCTAGCAGAAACTTCTTTTCGTAATTCTTTCTTATGAAAGAAATGTTATCCATCTTTTCTTCAGAGTATTTCATTCCAAGTCCAGTTATATAGAGCTTATCTTTTATCCCAGTGTAGGATTCTGAATTCCCCATTGTTAATGCCAGATATACTGGCTTGCCTCCCGAGTTCTCAACTATGGTTTCAATCAAACGTTTTTCCCAGGCCTTTTTGCTCTCAGCTGTAAATGGTTCAATTACTTGTAGCGCATTTGATTTTGCTGTGTTTTGCACTATGCCTGCTTTATTGAAAAGTTTTACTCTGTATTCATTTAAACCAACGAGACTTGTATTAATTATAGTCACATCCGTTCTGAATCCAAGTGCATCCTGTATCATCCAGGCAGGGTAAGTATCATTATCTCCAACGGTTAACAATATCGCGTCTTTTTCAAGAGAAGCAAGAACATTGTAGTTGTAATTCAGGAGGCCTTGTGATATATCACTTTTCTCGAACATTTTGATATGAAATTCTTTTCGCTTCTCATAATTCAGATCAACTTCGTATCGGACAGAAAGCTCATGGTAAGTAGCAGGGTTTTCTGGTTGCAGTTGATATGCTTTTTGTATATACTTCATTGATGCAGGATCCCAGCAACCCAACAGCCATCCTTTGGTCAGGTTGAATGTAAATGTTTCAGGAATGGCTTTCTCCATCCTATCTACTACCTCAGCTACCTTTTTATTTGTGGCTTCACTGTATTTATTAACTACCCACAAGGAACGATAGGCTGTGTATAGATTGAGCCAGGAGTCTTCATTCTTAGGATCTTTTTTTACTTCTGATTCCCAAAGTTCAGCTTGTGTATTATACCATTTTTCATCATGGATCTCCTGCGTGTACCTTGGAACTTTTTCAGGCTTGGATTGAGAAAATCCTTTAGAATTTGCTAATAGCGTAAGTAAAAGAAAGATCAGTTTTAAGTTTTTCATAATATAAAAAGTAAGTGTTTTGAAGAATGATACACGAGGAAGAGGTGGACGTTCAGGTTGGATGGTGAAATTTCTGAAAATAATTTTAAGCATAATAAGTTGGCCCGAGACTTTCAGTTATTTCATTATCTGTTTTAAAATATTAAATAAATTCTTCAACCTTGGAATGGGGGCTTAGATCCTTCCTTGAAATTTTTCGTTATTTTAGCAAAGCTTTCTAAATTTAAGATCTATGGCGACAAAATCTAAAAAAGGCAATTCAGGTAAAAAAAATGAAGATTTCAATGCCCGTTCCTATACAAAATTTTTGAAGGAGGTAGGAAAGCAAAGTGCACAGCGCTCTATTAGAGAGACAAAGGCATTGGGATTATCAATCACATATGTGGAAGGTGGCGAAATAATTAGGGAAGATGCTAATGGCAGGAAAGAGGTCATTGGGAAGATTTAATTGAATGGCTTCTAAAGAAAAGCGGTTAAGGATTTTTGCTGGACCAAATGGATCCGGAAAATCATCTTTATTTCATGATTTTTCCAATAAGGCAGATTTTAAAGTTGGATATTTTTTAAATGCTGATAATGTTGAAAAGGAGCTTCGTGAAAAAGGATTTATCAATTTATCAGAATTAAACCTGGAAGTTGATAAAAAGTCGTTCCAGGATTTTAATAAAAGTTCTTCACTCAAGAGGAAAGCAAAAAAAGAAGGGTATAAGATAGATATAAAGTTTAAAGATAATATTCTTGTTAACCTTCCCAAAGAAACTAATTCGTATGAAGCGGCATTTGTTACAGCTTTTATCAGACAGGAATTTATAAAAACAGGCATTTCTTATTCATTCGAAACAGTAATGTCCCATCCTTCAAAATTGGATGAAATGGTTTCTGCAAAAAATGCAGGTTATAAGACTTATCTGTATTATATCTGCACTGAATCTCCCATCATAAATAAAGATAGAATTGATAACCGTGTTGAAATGGGAGGACATAATGTTGATGAAGATAAAATCAGATCTCGATATTTCGCTTCTCTTAATTTGTTATATAATGCTATAAAATTGGTAAGAAGGGCATATATATTTGATAACTCAGGAAGGGAGTATAAATTAATTGCTGAGTTCTTTGAGGGTGAAGTTAAATATCATAATAAAACGTTTCCAAAATGGTTTCTCCGGGACGTTATTGAAAAAATGGATGTCTAATCTAAAAATAAATAGAAGAGGATTTTGAGAGTTTCCATTCATAAAATCAAAAAAGCCTTGCAATTTAAAATTGCAAGGCTTTCAAATTTAAGGGTGGCCAATGGGACTCGAACCCACGACCCTCAGAACCACAATCTGATGTTCTAACCAGCTGAACTATGGCCACCGTTTTACTTTAGGTGTGCAAAGATATAAGAACGAAATTTAATTTACAACAAAATATTTCATAAAATTATATTCTATTGAAAGATAGTCGTTTGCCAAAATTGCTTTCGTCAAATTTACCCTCTTCATACACAAGATTTCCACTTACAAGGGTATGAGTGACCTTAGAATGGAAGTTTACTCCTTCAAAAGGAGACCAACCGCATTGGTATAAAATGTTGTTTTTAGCTACTTCATAAGATGAGTCCAGGTCCACCAAAACAAGATCCGCCCAATAACCTTCCCTGATATATCCTCTTTTTTCTATTTGGAAACAAATTGAGGGATTGTGGGACATCTTTTCAACTATTTTTTCAAGACTGATTTTACCTTGTTTGTAAAACTCCAGCATGGCATTAAGACTATGCTGAACCAAAGGTCCTCCCGAAGGCGCTTTCCAATAGTTCTGACTTTTCTCTTCGGTTGTATGAGGAGCATGGTCTGTAGCAATTATGTCAAGATGGTCATCAAGCATGGCTTTGAAAAGAGCTTCCTTATGTCTTCTTTCCTTTACAGCGGGGTTCCATTTTATCTTGGTTCCAAGTCTGTCATAATCTCTGCTGTCAAACCACAAATGATGCACACAGACCTCAGCAGTAATTCTTTTTTCACTTAATGGTTTTGTATTGTCAAAAAGGCTGATCTCTTCTTCTGTAGAGATATGAAGTATGTGCAATCTTGAATTAAACTTTTTAGCCAAAGCCACAGCCATAGAAGAGGACTTATAACAAGCCTCCTCATTCCTTATAACAGGATGGATAGAAGCAGATGGATTTTCTCCATATTTTTCTTTTGCCAATGCAGTGTTTTTCAGAATAGTTTGTTCATCTTCACAATGCGTTGCGATGAGCATGCCTGCATTTTTAAAAATTTCTTCCAGCGTCTTTTCATTGTCAACCAGCATGTTGCCTGTAGAAGATCCCATGAAAACTTTTAATCCACATACATTTTTAGGATCCGTTTTCAAGGCTTCTTGTAGGTTGTCATTTGAAACACCCATGAAAAAAGAATAATTGGCTAAAGAAGTTTGTGCAGCTCTTGCATATTTTTCTGCCAATAATTCCTGAGTTAATGTATTCGGAACAGTATTAGGCATTTCCATGAAAGAGGTAATCCCACCTGCAACAGCTGCTTTAGCTTCAGAATAAATAGTTGCTTTATGAGTTAAACCCGGTTCTCTGAAATGCACTTGATCATCTATAACGCCTGGAATCAGATACTTCCCCTTCGCATCGATTATTTTATCCGCCGGTTTGGAAGATAGGTTTTGCCCAATTTCTGCTATAAATCCGTTTTCTATAAAAACATCACCTGAAGAGATACGCCCTTCATTTACTATATTTGCATTGAGGATAAGTATTTTTTTCATTCTTGAAAATATTTGTCACAAGATACAACCTGCTTCATCTTGGGGCAACAATAATATTGCTATAATAGATCATGTCCAATTTATTTGAAAATTTAAAGCTTAATAAGCAACTACTCAACGCCATTGAAGATGCCGGTTATGAGAAACCAACTGAAATCCAGGAAAAGGCTATTCCACAGATTATGGCAGGGCATGATATTCTTGGTATTGCCCAGACCGGCACTGGAAAAACAGCCGCATATTTATTGCCATTGCTGATGAAAATAAAATATGCGCAGGGAATGAATCCTAAAGCATTGATCCTTGCGCCGACCAGAGAGCTTGGAATTCAGATCAATGAGGAAATCAAAAAGCTGGCAACGTATACTGACATCAGAACTGTGGCGGTTTTCGGAGGTATTGGTCCTAAGCAACAAATTGAAGAACTCAGAAAAGGAGTGGATATCATCGTAGGTACACCAGGACGGTTTATGGACTTGTACAGGGCAAAAGAGCTGATTGTAAAAGAAATCAAGACGCTCATACTGGACGAAGCCGATAAGATGATGGATATGGGATTTATGCCCCAGATCAGGCAGATTCTTGAAGTGGTACCGACCAAGCGTCAGAATTTATTGTTCTCTGCAACAATGCCGGCAAGGGTTGAAACATTAACAGCAGAGTTTCTGGAGTATCCTATGAAAATAGAAGTCGCCCCACAGGCTACTACAGTAGAGGCTATCGAACAGGAACTATATAAAGTCCCTAATTTTAAAACCAAAATAAACCTTCTTGGGCATTTACTCAGGAATCAGGAGTTGAACAGGGTCATTATTTTTGTCAAGACAAGGGAAACGGCAGAGAATGTTTTCAAATTTATAGAAAGAAAGATTTATACTGAAGTTAAGGTTATCCACGCAAATAAAGGACAGAACACGCGAATTAATTCAATAGAAGCATTTAAGGAAGGCAATGTAAGGATACTTGTGGGAACTGATGTGGCGGCAAGGGGGATAGATGTTTCTAAAGTAAGCCATGTAATCAATTTTGACGTTCCTCTGATCTATGAAGACTATGTACATAGGGTAGGAAGAACAGGAAGGGCGAGTGAAAGTGGTGTTGCCATTACTTTTGCATTGCCTAATGAAGCTTATCATATCGAGCAAATTGAGAAACTGATACGTAAAAATATTTCTGTCAAAGAAATTCCGGATAAAGTTCTTATAGAAGAAACTCCATTTGAAGAAAAGCAGACTATGGATCGGGAATTGGATGATCTTAAAAAGAGACTCAATCCAGAATTTAAAGGTGCATTTCATGAGAAAAAACATCCCAGAAAAGAATTTCCCGGAAGAAAGGATTCCGGTAAAAAAAGCCCTGCGCAGAAAGGGAAAAAAGATGTTAAAAGTAAATCTGCTGGCCCAAGAGATAAAGCAGGACCTAAAGGTAAGTCTGCTTCAAAAGGGAAGTTTAAAAAATGATTTTTTTAAACTTGACTAATAAAATTTTACAATAATCGAGATTATGTTTTTATTAATCTAAAAAGATAGCGTTGTAAAAGATATTTGTATATATTAGTATTATAGTTTTCTGGTTGAATAATTATTAACAACTTTCCATAGCTGGTTGAAAGATCTTGGGGTTGAGTCGGGGAGCCCTCCTCGCTTGCCCCAAGTTTCCTTTATAAGGAATCCTAAAAGCCACTTCTTTAATTTCCCTCCGATTTTATTACTGATATTGGTTTTAAGCATTGCCAACCTGAATATATTAGCTATGAAATGTTTCTTTTTCGATTCGGTAGCAAAGACATCTTTCCTTTTCATTATTAACAAGGTTTGAAGGTCTATTTTAACGGGACAGGCAAGTGTGCAATTTCCACAAAGTGTGCATGAATAAACAGGATGTTGTACATTTACTTTGTCAGGCGTTATAATAGAATTTACTGGGAACTGTATTACTCGACCATCCTGATTTATCGGGCAGACTGAAACACATTGCATACAATCTATGCAAGAGGCTAACTGCCTTTTTAGCGGATCTGGCAAAAGATCTGTTTTACCTCCATCTACCAGAATGACTATTAGTCGTTGGGCTGGAGATAATGGACCCGACAAAATTTGGAAGGGTTGAGGTTTTTCAGCTGAATGGAAAAAATCAAGGAAAAGAGGAAGGTCTTTGCCTGACGGGATTACCTTGTTGATGTCAGCTATAAGTATGGTAACCTGACCGGCTGCAAAGAAATTTAAAGCATCACCCGTAGTAATTGCATTTCCGGATTCAGAAATTAGAAAGCTAGCTTCTGAGATACTCAATACCCGTTTTTCTTCTGTTATAGGATTTTTTTTGCCAATTATTTCCAGCCCAAGATTTTCAAGCTTGCCGGAAAGGCTTTGAGGAAGCTTGGTAGCAGCTTTTCCAGAGATATTAAACTTCTTAAGAGAAAATTTTTCTGCAAGTCTTATGATTTCATTCTGGACATCATCATATGTAGCGGCCCAGATCACATGGCCGCCTTTTTTTGAGAAATTCGTTTCAAAATCTTTGAGGTGCTTTTCCAGATTTGAGACAGTAATCTCTCTGATATAAGACGCTCTTTTCCTGGCCAGCGAAGGATTGCTGAAGTTTGTTAAATACGAAGCTCGCGTCATTGTTTATTTCTTTCCTCCGTCAACTTTGATTGTTTCCTCTCTGTTCGCAAGTTCCCATGCAGTTGCAAAGATCAACCTTGTGATTTTGGCAGCTTTTTCAAAAAGAATTTTATCTACTGTATCTGTAGGCTGGTGGTAGTCTTTGTGCACTCCGCTAAAATAGAATATCACCGGAATGTTGTTTTTTGCAAAATTATAGTGGTCAGATCTGTAGTAAAATCTATTTGGATCATCAAATCTGTTAAACTTATAATCCAGGTCTAGTTGAACGCCATTTTTATTGGCATTTTCATTGATTGTATGAAGATCGGTTGAAAGGCGGTCACTACCAATAATATAGACATAGTTTTCATTGTTGGCATGATCTTCATCTAACCTTCCGATCATATCAACATTAAGATCTGCAACAGTTTTATTAAGAGGGAAAACGGGATGATCTGTATAGAACTCAGACCCCATAAGACCTTTTTCCTCTGCTGTTACAGGCATTATCAGAATACTTCTTCTCGGGCCTTGTCCGTTTTTCTTTGCAAGTGCAAATGCCTCTGCCATC
The Sporocytophaga myxococcoides DSM 11118 genome window above contains:
- a CDS encoding RNA polymerase sigma factor, whose amino-acid sequence is MHFFRSTYKNHSDEELMQLIKKGKEKAFEELFERYKKKMHFYFFRMLNYDSDLADDFLQDLFLKVIEKPHSFEEGRKFSTWIYSIGSNMCKNQYRRSATRKEVKTGDYITELYKEDETFSFQIDKDLLESNLNEALSLLDDELREIIILRFQENLSVKEISQIIGCPEGTIKSRIFYTLKKLSERLKVFKP
- a CDS encoding dihydroorotase, which translates into the protein MKKILILNANIVNEGRISSGDVFIENGFIAEIGQNLSSKPADKIIDAKGKYLIPGVIDDQVHFREPGLTHKATIYSEAKAAVAGGITSFMEMPNTVPNTLTQELLAEKYARAAQTSLANYSFFMGVSNDNLQEALKTDPKNVCGLKVFMGSSTGNMLVDNEKTLEEIFKNAGMLIATHCEDEQTILKNTALAKEKYGENPSASIHPVIRNEEACYKSSSMAVALAKKFNSRLHILHISTEEEISLFDNTKPLSEKRITAEVCVHHLWFDSRDYDRLGTKIKWNPAVKERRHKEALFKAMLDDHLDIIATDHAPHTTEEKSQNYWKAPSGGPLVQHSLNAMLEFYKQGKISLEKIVEKMSHNPSICFQIEKRGYIREGYWADLVLVDLDSSYEVAKNNILYQCGWSPFEGVNFHSKVTHTLVSGNLVYEEGKFDESNFGKRLSFNRI
- a CDS encoding DEAD/DEAH box helicase translates to MSNLFENLKLNKQLLNAIEDAGYEKPTEIQEKAIPQIMAGHDILGIAQTGTGKTAAYLLPLLMKIKYAQGMNPKALILAPTRELGIQINEEIKKLATYTDIRTVAVFGGIGPKQQIEELRKGVDIIVGTPGRFMDLYRAKELIVKEIKTLILDEADKMMDMGFMPQIRQILEVVPTKRQNLLFSATMPARVETLTAEFLEYPMKIEVAPQATTVEAIEQELYKVPNFKTKINLLGHLLRNQELNRVIIFVKTRETAENVFKFIERKIYTEVKVIHANKGQNTRINSIEAFKEGNVRILVGTDVAARGIDVSKVSHVINFDVPLIYEDYVHRVGRTGRASESGVAITFALPNEAYHIEQIEKLIRKNISVKEIPDKVLIEETPFEEKQTMDRELDDLKKRLNPEFKGAFHEKKHPRKEFPGRKDSGKKSPAQKGKKDVKSKSAGPRDKAGPKGKSASKGKFKK
- a CDS encoding 4Fe-4S dicluster domain-containing protein, translated to MTRASYLTNFSNPSLARKRASYIREITVSNLEKHLKDFETNFSKKGGHVIWAATYDDVQNEIIRLAEKFSLKKFNISGKAATKLPQSLSGKLENLGLEIIGKKNPITEEKRVLSISEASFLISESGNAITTGDALNFFAAGQVTILIADINKVIPSGKDLPLFLDFFHSAEKPQPFQILSGPLSPAQRLIVILVDGGKTDLLPDPLKRQLASCIDCMQCVSVCPINQDGRVIQFPVNSIITPDKVNVQHPVYSCTLCGNCTLACPVKIDLQTLLIMKRKDVFATESKKKHFIANIFRLAMLKTNISNKIGGKLKKWLLGFLIKETWGKRGGLPDSTPRSFNQLWKVVNNYSTRKL